GAAGGGAAGTATGtagtatgtaatttttttatttttacaggtcTATACAGTTGTGAAACTCGGGGAAAACTTTCTTCAAATAAACTAAAAGGCACATttcactttttttgaaaatgggGATAAAAGTTTGCATgagaaaaaacttaattttttgaaGTTATAATTCTAAAACTGAGTAAATGAACAGAATTAAAAGAATATGTGACCAATAATTTCTGAAAATTCGGGGGTAAAAAGGGGTAGAAAATTGTATAAGAGAAACATAATTTTTTAAGTTGAGATTATGAAGCTTTGTGAATATATTCATGATGAGAAATAAAAGAACAGGTTTTCTTGTTAAGATTaaatagacttttttttttaaactacagaTATAGGTACTTCTATTTCTATATATCAatgcacagcccaaaccgctgaagCTAAAGACTCTTAATTTGGCACACATATACCATGATTGACTGGGATACATGAAAAGGGATGTTCCAAAATTGACATGAGATTAGGAATAAAtggaatttatatttttgttttattggccCTATCTCTGTAACTACAATTATTAGACTTctaatttggcatgcaagtattGAATATTTTATGACGGATTAAGTGTGTATTGCTACTTTAAAATTTGTGTGTATGTTGACGATAATGTTGGTCTACAACTTTCCAATTGGAAAGGATATTATGTTGTTGTACATAGATTTGGACATTTATGTTGCATTTATGCAGTGTCAGTACGTTAATATCTTGCAGCTAGCTCATCGCATGCGCAAGCACAGGCTTCATCACCATTATCTGCTCACTGTTGtcataatatttacaaaaatgtgCATTTGCCTTAAccccaaaaaaataactttgctgCCTTTGGTTTTTAATAAAGGTGTTTTACGGAAAAAAGGAGGATGGGCAGATTTGTATGGACTCTGGCCTAGGAACCAATAACGACAAGCCTTATATCATTggaaaggtttttttatattctacaaCTTTTTGTATGGCAGGCAATCTCGAattactgtataaaaaaaatgaagacgcATCTAAGACAAAATCATGAtacaaaatcatcaacatacaggAACTTACTTAGTATCGAACAAACCTACTTTTCTGCAGCGGTAACTTTTATCACCCAAAAATTTGGGACTACCTGCCATAGTAAAGTTTTAGAACTTAGAATAAGCTATCCAGTGACATATCGCTTGTCCTTATTGGTCATTAGGCCAATTAGCAAACCCTCCTTTGAGTTGAAAGTTGTTTTGTTGATTATTTGATTGAAAGCCTACGATTTGTTCACTCACCTTGAAAAACTGTCGCTAGAAATACTGAAAACTGAATTCCTCTAGGATAATAAAATTGCTGGTTATATTAGAAGCTAAATATTACgctaatttttatatttatttacaaaaaattacataaatttccATGATAAATTTGAAAACTATGTGATTGAATGTCAGCTGTTTTTGACATTTCAGCGAAAGAATAAATCCTGGCaacgagaaaaaaaagttgacactgaaggtgcggccacatgcagtcgctcgtcgctcgattgcagcgataaatctgatTTTATGAACTTTGTCAGTGCGCATTTACGTACAGTTCAGacagctacatattagtaatctgtggtcCAGACGCAtacatttttggaccattttgaccagattggcattgaatatatctaacattttaattctaacgtGACTAagtaatcttataacattttacaTTTTGAGGATGATAGGagattgaattaaacaaaaaatatttattaattgcttatagatgaaatatacaaattatttaagccgggctagaatgacaatcTGACAAtattgacagtctcaaaaatgataacagattaaagtttcgtaaaaaatgcgtggacagctttcgctggccagtctactaaatgagattaagaccaagatcattccgacaagcagccatcttgtcgTTGCTGCTCGACGCGGTGACTTAACGCttcttttttgagtcgcgggaaaatcaaaatcacattcaaaatggggtcacgtaaCCAGATTTATCGGTGCAAAtaagcgacgagcgactgcatgtggccgcaccctTACACTCAGATTCTCACACAATCAGTTctattatattaaactaaataaataatattaagagcAAAATTTtcgataaatataaatataaatggtaaaaaaaattgaagtggAATTAGATTCAAACTCCTGGACTCTCAAAACATTATAGATCCAACATGGCGTTCGAAAAGCATTACACTCCTTAATGAgtcttatttatttctttctctagattctcttaaatttaagaatatTCATTCATATATTCAAATTTATGTCAGTGTGTGATAAAAGATTAAttcatcattttattattatgcgcACGTTGAGATTTACAATAAAGTTACAATTGGTTTTAGAACTGTAATTTTTGACGTATCGTTGAATGATCGGAAGCTGTGTGTTTGGCTGTGTGTTGTGTTCTCTTTGGTTGAGTTTGTTATTATAGTGGATTTATTAAGAATTAGCTCTATATATCTCACTTGAACTGTTTATAACATGAATCAACAAACAGTTTTACACGAGCGGCCTGATAAGCTGATTACAAAGGAAATATTAACGCCGGGAGATTATTCCGTCGTGCCTTACGAAGATGCCCGGTGCAAGATATTAATTACAGAAATATCGTGTACAAACGACGCAGGAAGCTGTGAAATAGAGCCACAAAGCCGCTTCTTCAGTAAAAACTTCGATGGTATCGTTTTAATTGGAGATTCGGATTGTTTCATCGACAGAGATGTGGAGTTAGTTTTGGAGCGAATGTGTTGCGGAGAAAAGTGTGCAGCAAAGTTTGTGTACAGAGATGATAGAGGAGGGTTGGTTAAGGAGATATGCTGTAAGATTGAGTTGCAAGAGGTTATGGAAGAGCAGTTGATAAGTGACTGGGGCTGGCAACGTCTGCATGAAGCATCGTTGCACCATAAGGCCTGCGGGGTGGACTTGGTGAGGCAGGGACGGGTGGCTGATGCTTTTAGAAGGTTCAGCAAAGCGCTCAAGATGCTTGTGGCCATAGAGCCTATCAATCCTGAACAGATTGAAGAGGATAGAGTTAAGGAAATGATTGATCTTAAGGTTAGTATTTTAATAGAATGAAACTGCATGTTAAATAAGATCTTCATTGTACAAACATACAATttatggtaaataaataaataaataaaaacttgtgacCATATCAAAAACAGAGTAATGTTGTTCTGACTCATTTCTTGCATGTTAAGAAATCAACCTCAAttttcataagtttttttttgaagtctgttaaccCCTAGTATGCTTAAGACATGGatccattttttttatggtatagggggcaaacaagcaaacagatcgcctgatggtatccatgtcaaatttaaggctatctttttgtattttgtataccTGCATATAAGGTGTCACCCTAAGAATTTTGCTccagtaaacatttttttttgtctgacAAAATATATCGTGGTTCAAATTTGTAGTTCCCTTTTCTTGGTATTGTATCTCttacaatacataattttgaatcatctttttgtatttttttttttacttttttttagctCTATGAGAATCCAATGAAGATTGAATTCAGTACACTTGTTTCAACTTGCCAAGGAAAGGGATAAACTAAAAAAAGACATAATATATTGTAGCATTTACTGAATGGAGCtatttttgactttatttttgcctaaaagataaataactaaaatcaaaatacttttaatttccTGTATTTACGAATTTATGTGTAAAACTAACACAACATCCACAGATTAAACTCCTGAACAACCTCAGCCACTGTCAGCTCCACTACGAAGAGTTCCAGGCTGCAGCAGACCTCTGCACTTGCTCCCTCAAATATGACGAGCAGAATGTAAAAGCACTTTACCGACGCAGCACAGCATACTTCGGCCTTCATCTCTACGAGGAGGCCTGGCGGGACATCCAGCAGGTCTTGAAACTGGATCCTCACGACAAGGCTGCACAGCAGAAAGCCAGTATCATCGAGCCTAAGATGAGGAGTATCAATAAAGAGTACAAGAATGTGATCAAGAAAATGTTTGGTTGAATAAGTTTAGTCATTtgctcatttttattttaaaatagcgGTAATTGGATACCAGCAAGCTACAGTATGTCATACATCAGGGGTGGCTACCACCGATCGACAACTATTAGTCCAATCGATCAtggcaaggcaaaaaatataaatactgaactatgctgtttcatttaagatttcaagaagtatgtaattggtagatcgcacagggttttGTCAGTGaacagtagatcttgggtctaatcaagttggccacccctgccatacataaaaaatacactgtaaatattttgtaacgtCATATAAGCTATGAAACTAtgtttaatgtaatattttatcaGATTTATCTCAGCATCTCTGGTATATCATCGCTACTTTGAAAAGATCTTATATTTCAAATCaagtcaacaaaattgaactgaaatttcgCACAGAAAAGCTATGGATtttgaaatatgtttttttttaagtagtgtcAATATGTACACCTGCAGACTGGTGCAGGATTCCTTACAATGTTTTCTTTATTGAAATGCCCATGGCTAATAtctaatgtaaataatgttaaagACATATGAACATACAGATTATATCTGAAAGAACTCAgtttcaaattatgattggtttttggagtctttttgtattttttatttcagctccgaatttgttacttttacgggtatcccgtgaaaccatatcgaaaatacaaactgagatggatgcacagaaaaaccagaaaaagagaccagcactgggaatcgaacccaggtcctcagcaatccgtgctgcgtgctataacccctacaccactgctggacaggaatctagacacgaatttttcctatgcatacatatctcagtttCAAACTCGCGAGCCTTAAGAGGTTTTAGGACACAGCACTAAATTATTAGCCTATCATTAGATTAATCTTTAAAATTTAGCTTCTTATTAACTGTGTCCACCTGAATGAATGCaaatttctcaaaatatattgtagttttaagtaatacaccatgttttttttcatttctgttaactttgagagactgataagttcataattaactttttgacaaattaataattaactttttggccaaattgtatttttttttttttttcataaataaagataacagtCAATTGTAAAATTCAAAAACTTCACGTGTGACATTGACGTGAAACATAAGAGACAGAAAATAGTCACTTAGCCTTCTTTTGGtaaatatgtaaaattaaaaattaaaataaaataaaaaatacaaacattggaacatagaacctcctccttttttgaagtcggttaaaaaacttagttacagactttaaaaaataaaatttaaataagttaagAGTGCGAATAATTTATTATGCTTGATTATCTTTAAACAGTAAATGTTAGGCCACTATGTCTGGGAAAAACTAACTTCTTTCGACTTGTTCAATGTTCATTtcaagttaacggaaatcaaaataTAACATGGTGTATAGATAACTTGTAAATATCAAAGCAATATATAGCATAGGCGGGAATGCATTTCTAAGGCTGATGATACTGATGACTGATGAGATGACTGAGGATTAGGTTTaagatataattaaaaatgtttgaatTAATTTCTCCCATTTTAAACACCTGttattagtatgaaaatatAACTAAGTTACTAAATAGgtgtcagtacttaatcacgaaaaactttttcacgaaaactttttcacgaacgactttatcacgaaacaactttatcacgaaaatacCATATCACGAAAAcaatttcacgaaaactttttcacgaacgactttatcacgaaaacttaatcacgaatagactttatcacgaaaaaactttatcacgccaaatttcatccaaatccgtccagccgtttcagcttgaagaagtaacaaacatttttcgtgattaagtctattcgtgataaagtttaaTCGTGATAtcgttttcgtgataaagtttttttcgtgataaagttttttcgtgataaagtctattcgtgattaagttttcgtgataaagtcttttcgtggtaaagtcttttcgtgatatagtctgttcgtgattaagttttcgtgataaagtctttagtggtaaagttttcgtgaaaaagtctttagtggtaaagtctattcgtgataaagtttttcgtgataaagtcgttcgtgaaaaagtttttcgtgaaataatacTAGCACCTACTAAATAACTATGCATTAAACAATATGTCTCTACCCTCTGGAAAAAGACCGCAATccctagtacagtcaacgtcataaataagtgatcacttttgtaccttgtcactttaacgtcatgttagaaaagccatacgaaattgtgtatatgtatatgtatgccatccacgaagacgcgcggttttgtcaaaattagacattaatgacattataataagaaccacggcacgcatcATCGTCTTCGTGAAActactgaaagcgacaaggtacagaagtgatcacttatttatgacgttgactgtacctagagtTCCTTCTCAGGAATGTCCTGATGTTGTAAATTTTTTGATTGgattagataaaaataaagaaaagtatgttcaaaataaaattaatatgttCCGATATATTTAATCGTAAATCAGtcgttaataaaaaatacgtgtccaattcATAATCTCACCGAATCTAAAGGAATAAATAGAATTTTTAGGACATATTGCAAAATTAGGGTGATATAAAAATTAGGGGTAATTTAAACATTgaacttataaaaatatagtattatgtgtGCGTGAGGTCCAGTAGCATTTTTAGAATTCCATATGTGGTGCAGTGGCGGTCCTAAGGGGGGAAGAAGGTCACCCCTCCCAAATCATGAGTTGCGACCGCTGTGGTGCAAGCTATATATTATAGTTGTGGTgatagatatacctacctaattttgaGTAATGTGGTTTTGAAACTGGAAAGAtatattttaatagaattttaggatagttataaaataaaataatccagATTATTTCAACAGATGATTGTAAGAATCACAAATTCCGACGAAAACCTTTACAGAAGTTCTGTGGAATGAATCGAACCATATGTATAAATGGTGTTAAGAAAATTCTATGCGATAATCTAACCTACATTAAGGCTAGGTACTAATTACTagtaatacgatataagtggaaaaacattaaaattcggaaaaaatggttttgtatgtataatagtagattattgtcgtggcctggaagtaggcaattgctggctgagtatgagtattaaacggacgagcttgcgagtccgtttaactaatacgaagccagcaattgctattccagccgagactaatataaagcttttctcaaaaatggtgaataattctgaaatagaataaactttttctcaaaatatattataaaatttaatactttttgagAAAAGATAAATTATTGTTCTGTGTCTCAAATATACCAtaccaaacctttttttttattaaaatatttttcaacttaCTAGTAATCAGTGGCCTCAATGTCTTACCATaggtacaggatttttttaactcCTGTTacctattttgaacatgaaactaccgtgagactcactcatattaaatataatgaccagataagtcacgtcttaaatcgagtttagctcgacatgtttcgggctaacccgtagcccttcgtcttcggagcaacatgtcgagctaaactcgatttaagacgtgagttatccgggtcattatatttaatacctgtTACCTATGTTGAAATAATCTGCATTACCTACATTTAGACCTTGTACAGTTTTATCTAGCATAATGAACTCGatcttgtattatttttaaataataaaaattgttttaaatccaaaaaaaagtttattttttttcatttcatgcTTCATACATATAACATTTATGCCGGCGCAGACAGTGTCAAAAACATGAAAGtaatcatatttattttcagtttaattattcatgtagtcagttcaatttatttataagtcaTTGTGTATCGTTATGATAGTTTACATAACGTGGCTttaaagcgacaaggtacctaCAGTCCATCAATTTGATTCGGAACTTCCTTATAGTGACAAGGTTCGTGGTCGTGCAGCTAATTTGCTCTATTGGTTTGTGAGTAGAGAGCAATTCGAATTTACGAGTAAACAAGACAATTGAACATTGTTAGCAAGTTAGGTATGCCAGTATACCACGAAGTCAAATTCCTTATATTTATTGACTTCCTAACCGGCTTGACAGCCATTTGATTAGACATACTTTACATGCACTGCAACGAAAGTAAACATGCTGCAGTTGAATTAGAGCGCATCGAATATTTACGGTACTAAGTACATAGATGACACGTCTTTTGTTTTCGTGTCAGTTGTGAAGTGCCTAAGGAGTAAGGACTTCACAGTTTTGAAACTTGTCTCGTATGACATCACCACAGTATAACACTTGTATACTGTGACATCACTCTCCCGTGGGTAGAGGCCGATGACATCATTTTAATATGACCTTACTACGCAGCTACGTAGTTCGTCGAAGTGCCGCGCCTCAGACACACGCGAATAAATTTAAAcgatttattcataaaatgGTAGTCGCTTGttgattgtgttttgttttcgttTGATTAGAACAGAAGAAATATGAGCAGTGAGTATTCTGTTATTACTTATCTAGTGTGTTAGTACTTGAGTAGCAGAGGGATAAGAAGTGTTAAGTTAGGAATAGCAGGTCGGTGTTTATGAATTGTGTTTACGCGCGCCTATAAATAGATAAGTTGTGTCAGGTGTGATTCAGAAGGCTGTGGCTGtgatttaatgttattttttattaaaaattctaaACAGGAAGTCGAAGGAAGGAAGGAAAAGTATTAGGGAAATGTggtttttaatataaatgtgaTGGATTAATGGTATAAGCGTTGTGTTCAAaataaacgtaaaataaaaatattattcaaactAAATATTACGCCTTTACCTGTTATTAGCATTCGTTTTAATAGCTAAGTCCATAATCATGATTTGCGCGATGCGTGCCGGTTTTCTCacatttttttgtacctaatctgttttttttattcgactggatggaaagcGAGCAAgtcggtctcctgatgataaaagatcaccaccgcccataaacatctgcaacaccaagggtattgcagatgcgttgccaacctagaggcctaagatggaatacctcaagtgccagtaatttcatcggctgtcttacctCTCTCTTGATGATGAAGATATTACCTATCTACCTGCCTTAGAGACCACACACAGTGTATTATTATCTATTCCACTTCGCTTTGGGTTCGTTAAAAAGAAATTATACATACGTTACAGATGATCCGAGTATAGATAGTGACTAGTTAGTAGAGTCTTATAACTGACTGGTAAAGTCTACCCGTGGTCATGACGCATGCAACTGCCTCGAAATACTTATCGAGAGCTAATTACATGTAATCAGGGTCCACGGGTCCACCTATACCTACATCccgtaaaaatatatatataggtaccgATTACATAGCTTTAAATTCCACCACTCATcagatttaatgaaatttgtaatggagatagtttgagacccagggaaggacataagatagtttaaGTATATACACAGCGGGAATGATACAACTCCTTAATGATCAGTGGCGGCGTAGGGTAGATTGGTACCCTGGGCGGTTTTGTATGTACCCAAGTAGCTAGGTAGGTACAGAGAAGGTAGTAAGCTATTTAATTGTTATGTCTAACCTATTTATTTCCGAGCACCAGATTACGTATTTTACCGCAATGCCTACGCTTCTGTAGATATACGCCCATCGGCGTCCGCGGCATCCGAGATTTAAttgaagtaaaaaacaaaatgtttgctAAAACCGTCAACAGCTGGACATCCTACGAGTAAAAGTTAAATGTAAACTTATACATTTACCACAGGACTTCTTCATTAGGAATtggacgcccatcggcgtctgcGGCGTTATATTAGGGTCCACCAAGACGTCGATCGGCGTCACTGGCGCTTTGTAGGTACGACGAGAATTGGATGTGTACGAGTGAGTTGTGCTTGGGGCGGACCGCCCACTCTGCCCCCCTTTACGCCGCCACTGTTAATGATTCCAGCCAAGATAGAGTCCCTGGCTTCCGGGCGCGGCATCCAGGTGGTGTCCCCGGGCCCCGAGCACTCGTTCGAGCTGGAGTTGGAGGCGCTGTCAGCGCTGCTGCTGCGAGAGGACCTGAGGGACCGCGCCGTGGTGGTGGTCTCCGTGGCCGGCGCCTTCCGGAAGGGCAAGAGCTTCCTGCTTGACTTCTTTCTACGATATTTGCAGCATACGGTAAATTAATTTGGgttttaggtaataaataaaatggagaCGATTATGAAGGTACAGAAGAGAGGAAGTTGTATCGActcttagcgccatctagtgagcgaatatagaaactccaaatCCTACATCGcgccatcgaagtttctcaactcaaATTCGGTTTTGAGGCATAACAACTGCCTGGAGAGAGGTCTCTAGCGGTCTATTCTCCACAAAGTATTTCTTTATCCTGCTTATAAATAGGATATGAAGGGTTAATAATTGGCATTCGTTCATGCTGGAAAATCAGCCATATTAGGCGAACGTTGAACCTCAAAACGATTTTTATGTTCTAGTATAACCTGGGAGAGAGCGGTGACTGGCTGGGCTCGGAAGACGCACCACTAGAGGGCTTCAGCTGGCGCGGCGGCTCCGAGCGCGACACCACCGGCCTGCTACTCTGGTCGCAGCCCTTTAAAGCAACCCTCAGCAATGGCGAGAAGGTAAAACTACATTGTAAGGTTCTATAGTTACAGCATACAAAGCTTGAGTTCCGTTAGCATACGGAACCCTGAACAATAAGGAGTTCCTTCTCGGTTCGTcagaatttttttgttacttaatgcaataattacaataatacaATTCCAGGCAACCTTACCCTACTCTAATACTTATTCTTTTAAGAATATCTTTACAATACACACAgcattggcgtgcattgggttgATTTCAGAGTAGAGAGTTGGTAGTTTGCGCGTCACAAGTACTTACCAAGTTACCACTATAGCGATGCCTACCTCCTACCTATCCTGCTgtctactcaatgcacgccatagggTGCTGGTAAACTTAGGGCCGCTTTCACAGTCTATCTATCCCTGGGTTATGGATAAAATATCCATTCATCTACTCTCTTGTCTGTACAAAGTCGATCTTATTTGACCAGGAATAATTGAAATCGAGGCCCATTCTGGTGATGTTTCAGGCGGTAATCTTGCTGATGGACACCCAAGGAACCTTCGACAGCGAGTCCACGGTGCGCGACAATGCGACCGTGTTCGCTCTGTCCACGATGCTGTCCTCGGTGCAGATATACAACCTGTCACAAAACATTGAAGAAGATGATCTTCAACACTTACAggtatacgagtacctataccCTATACCCTACTTTGACATCATAAGTTATGCAGTGAAATGATAAAGATTGAAAGAAAGATCTGAggctatttattaaaattaccgGAACTCGCTTTCATCCAGCATCGCAACACCAGAGGGCTCAGTtacgttgtcaacctagagagTTGACATAGAATACCGTACCTCATGTGTCACTGACTGCCTATCTTACCAAGCTACCACGTCAGAAAACAGTAGCATGGAGCAGGATTAGCACATACGATGCTCGTGGTGGTGATGGTGTTGAATTCAAACGGATCTTTCATAACGTTCTTATTCATCGTCATCATAGCCAAAagccgtccactgctggacaatgtCTTCCCCCAAAGAGTTCCACAACGTGATTTTGCTGGTTCTACTACTGGCCAACTGGTTTCTGCGACCTTAACCAGATCGTAGGTCCATCTTGTTGGGGGCCTTCGCATGCGAATGCTACTTACGTCTTCCAGTTCATGATCGCCTCTCTCGACTCTCACTGCCCCATCGGCCGTAGGTTCtacgagcaatgtgccctgcccagtACCACTTAAGTCTGGCAATTCCCAGGGCT
This region of Choristoneura fumiferana chromosome 11, NRCan_CFum_1, whole genome shotgun sequence genomic DNA includes:
- the LOC141432416 gene encoding tetratricopeptide repeat protein 9C-like; this encodes MNQQTVLHERPDKLITKEILTPGDYSVVPYEDARCKILITEISCTNDAGSCEIEPQSRFFSKNFDGIVLIGDSDCFIDRDVELVLERMCCGEKCAAKFVYRDDRGGLVKEICCKIELQEVMEEQLISDWGWQRLHEASLHHKACGVDLVRQGRVADAFRRFSKALKMLVAIEPINPEQIEEDRVKEMIDLKIKLLNNLSHCQLHYEEFQAAADLCTCSLKYDEQNVKALYRRSTAYFGLHLYEEAWRDIQQVLKLDPHDKAAQQKASIIEPKMRSINKEYKNVIKKMFG